A genomic segment from Yimella sp. cx-51 encodes:
- a CDS encoding alpha/beta hydrolase yields the protein MRSDTFLLDTQDETPVFVHRWLPDGEPKAVVQIAHGMAEHSGRYERFAQALTDAGYAVYAGDHRGHGQTVKDARDVGYFADDNGFDRVVDDLHALTERIKDEQPSVPVILFGHSMGSFLSRSYATRFGGDIDALVISGTGGSAGPLGKVGRGIAGLQAKVRGRRHPSGLMNTLTFGQYNAKFKPARTEFDWLSRDPEEVDKYIADPKCGELFTVGFYADLLAGLERVNDDKEVSSTPSDLPILLISGSDDPVGGKDASGVRAVGAQLRKLGVRDVTTTIYPGARHELLNETNRDEVTADLIAWLDKQVAGAAS from the coding sequence GTGCGCAGTGACACCTTCTTGCTCGACACCCAGGACGAGACACCGGTTTTCGTGCACCGCTGGTTGCCCGACGGCGAACCGAAGGCGGTCGTCCAGATCGCGCACGGCATGGCGGAGCACTCGGGGCGCTACGAGCGTTTCGCGCAGGCGCTGACGGACGCCGGCTATGCGGTGTACGCCGGTGACCACCGCGGTCACGGTCAGACGGTCAAGGACGCGCGGGACGTCGGCTACTTCGCCGATGACAACGGTTTCGATCGTGTGGTGGACGACCTGCACGCGCTCACCGAGCGGATCAAGGACGAGCAGCCGAGCGTCCCGGTGATTCTCTTCGGTCACTCGATGGGGTCATTCCTGTCGCGTTCGTACGCAACCCGATTCGGTGGCGACATCGATGCATTGGTCATCAGCGGCACGGGCGGTTCGGCTGGACCGCTGGGCAAGGTGGGGCGCGGGATCGCCGGTCTGCAGGCCAAAGTGCGCGGCCGCCGCCACCCCTCGGGGCTGATGAACACGCTGACTTTCGGGCAGTACAACGCGAAGTTCAAGCCGGCGCGCACCGAGTTCGACTGGCTCAGCCGCGATCCCGAGGAGGTCGACAAGTACATCGCCGACCCCAAGTGCGGTGAGCTCTTCACAGTCGGGTTCTACGCCGACCTCCTGGCCGGGCTGGAGCGGGTGAACGACGACAAGGAGGTCTCCTCGACGCCGAGCGATCTGCCGATCCTGCTGATCTCCGGCAGTGACGATCCGGTGGGTGGCAAGGACGCCTCCGGGGTGCGCGCGGTGGGGGCGCAACTGCGCAAACTCGGTGTGCGCGACGTGACGACCACGATCTACCCGGGCGCCCGACACGAACTGCTCAATGAGACCAACCGCGACGAGGTGACCGCCGATCTGATCGCGTGGCTCGACAAGCAGGTGGCGGGGGCAGCGTCATGA